ATACTCCAAACTTCTTTGCAATATGAGTTAAATTATCCCCATTTCTTACCGTATACTTTGTACCATTCACTGGAATCTTTAATCTTTGCCCTATTCTAATTTTAGAAGATCTTAGTCCGTTTGCAGTCTTGATATTCTTAATAGGTAAATTAAACCTTCTAGATATTTTATAAAGGTTATCACCACGCCTAACTTTATAGACTGAACTAGATGTAGTACTTACACTTTGAGATACAGACTTCTTTCTACTGGCCACTGTGCGCGATCTCTTAGAGAAATTCAGAGATGCAAACTTCTCAGCTTGTCCCTTAGGAAGTAAAAGTGTCACAGGTCTTCTTCTCGTTACTGCAATCCAGCTTTTCTTAACTTCTGGATTAAGCTTACGTAGTGTAGCAAGTGATATATTCATTTTCCTTGATAAGTCGTCTATCGAGAGAGACTTCTTTGCAACAACCTCATCAACATTCAAATAAAATGCTTCACCTTTTCTCTTCACATGTAGGCCATATTTATTTCTATTTTTGAATAAATGTCTCGCTGCTGCAACTTTTGGAACGTAATAAATTGTTTCTTTAGGAATAAGTTTCTTTCTTACAAGTTCCCTATAGTCTCTCGTATTACCTTTACGAATAGCATTGATAATTCTGTACTCTCCAGCATTATATGCGCAAAGAGCAAGTTCCCAACTTCCAAAAATATTGTAAAGGTCTTTAAAGTAATTGGCAGCAGCATGAGAAGATTTATATATATTTCTTCTTTCATCTAGGTAACGATCAATTTTTAGACCATACCTATCTCCAGTTCCTTTAATAAACTGCCACGGTCCGACTGCCGAGGCATGAGAGCGTATATGTGTATTAAAGCCAGATTCGATTAAACCTACAAAGAATAGATCTGCAGGCAGTCCATGTTCTTCGAATACATCTCTGACTATTTTTTCAAACTTTAAACCATTGGCCATATGTCTTTTAAATCTGGCCGGCTCTCTTTTTGAGAAATACTTTAGCCAGAAGTCATAATGCTTTTTCTCATACTTTAATTCAAGATTATGTTCATCATTAGACGAATAATTCGACACTAATGGCTTTTGAACTTCTTCTCTCTTTGGCTCAATTAGTGAAATGAGATCTTCTTTCTCAGGCTCGACTTCAATAACTTCCTTTTTAACAAAGTGTTTCTTCTCAACTTTCTTATAAGTTTTTTCGGATGTTAATTGCTTAATACTCCTAGGAGCCTCTGTTTTCTTTTTAAAGATTGGAGAAATATGAGAGCAGCTAGAAAGGGCCAATAAGAAAAGTAAATTGCTTGTTTTTTTCACTAAATAAGATCCTTCATGATTAGAACGTTTACTTAGTATTTTAACGAAAAGTGATGGACAATTAAACGCGGAAATTTTGACTAAAAACCAGGATCAAACTTAATTTTGAAATCAAATCGTGTCTTGAGCTTTAAGTTGTTCTTAGGCACAGCGCCTACTTTCAGACGAATATCAATAATGAAGTTCGTATTTTGTTTAAGAATATCTTTTATTTTAGATTGATCAATTTTTAAGTTTATGCACTTACTATCACACTTAACCTCC
The DNA window shown above is from Halobacteriovorax sp. HLS and carries:
- a CDS encoding LysM peptidoglycan-binding domain-containing protein, which codes for MKKTSNLLFLLALSSCSHISPIFKKKTEAPRSIKQLTSEKTYKKVEKKHFVKKEVIEVEPEKEDLISLIEPKREEVQKPLVSNYSSNDEHNLELKYEKKHYDFWLKYFSKREPARFKRHMANGLKFEKIVRDVFEEHGLPADLFFVGLIESGFNTHIRSHASAVGPWQFIKGTGDRYGLKIDRYLDERRNIYKSSHAAANYFKDLYNIFGSWELALCAYNAGEYRIINAIRKGNTRDYRELVRKKLIPKETIYYVPKVAAARHLFKNRNKYGLHVKRKGEAFYLNVDEVVAKKSLSIDDLSRKMNISLATLRKLNPEVKKSWIAVTRRRPVTLLLPKGQAEKFASLNFSKRSRTVASRKKSVSQSVSTTSSSVYKVRRGDNLYKISRRFNLPIKNIKTANGLRSSKIRIGQRLKIPVNGTKYTVRNGDNLTHIAKKFGVSIKTLVAANNLDGHIIYRGQKLFIPSES